Proteins encoded together in one Anticarsia gemmatalis isolate Benzon Research Colony breed Stoneville strain chromosome 1, ilAntGemm2 primary, whole genome shotgun sequence window:
- the LOC142976204 gene encoding uncharacterized protein LOC142976204: MSIVLRRTYLKAKSNIFTSSSGNIALPCPFFKSASRTISDDKSGNNPQFSTSSILIENGFNVQELPVVVKKLKDLSEFEEKPDEELAASSHDSLNYQLIQEEFKQCLDLREVFSLLSKCTKITPNIALGAIERIYDIEKNPSPLIMDSKSVHINLAKGAILDKLLKVVLKTEDTHTILNILNTSSSFMEPFKYKFHDELLLRVIDNRLSIEQLCEFVTFLIKNKSDVKYSETIDKLWVGFVAREAEIDETNIVQVFSILHGLKASKRIILTLMEQKLCDLWARIKVPVMQDILSCFIVEKYLSVQSFCVVGGWISANIHALDEDSLLDIISKLTRLKYTDDQIEKAVEKYFKLKEPKIESPVLIVGILNFCMQFQICNEQILNSCSTYFLRNWDKVPPSFLNSIIYPYGYLYFDPANSLEFWSLTEKILHGMFDKLCSDDLSSIVLSFIYAGKYPASLVSRMLTPEYMTRVTKSDTLQKLHLIDIAMSLESKEYAGPLLPKDQWSKPISQDSRVKNILGKVMDALVHVVGGEERLSVAVSVPYMPSHETYLLDIMIHPAGLGSNIFNWKSKSGRNENIAILIHLPDHYCSDNEHLIGPQVMKKRHLKILGMKVVSLKYSLLSQFYTSYNKNGLKEYLIDSINNAEECK; the protein is encoded by the coding sequence atgtcgATAGTTTTAAGAAGAACTTATTTAAAGGCTAAAAGCAACATATTTACTTCCAGCAGTGGTAATATCGCTCTACCATGTCCGTTTTTCAAATCTGCGTCACGAACGATTAGTGACGACAAATCTGGCAATAATCCACAATTTAGTACAAGTTCCATACTTATAGAAAATGGATTCAACGTTCAAGAACTTCCAGTAGTTGTTAAGAAATTAAAAGATTTGTCAGAATTCGAGGAAAAGCCAGATGAAGAACTCGCAGCAAGTTCACATGATTCTCTCAACTATCAGCTGATACAGGAAGAGTTTAAACAATGTTTGGATTTGCGAGAAGTATTTTCACTACTCTCCAAGTGCACTAAAATAACACCTAATATTGCATTAGGTGCAATAGAAAGAATTTATGACATAGAAAAAAATCCCAGTCCACTTATAATGGATTCTAAAAGCGTGCATATCAACTTAGCAAAAGGTGCTATTTTAGATAAACTTCTAAAAGTGGTGTTGAAGACTGAAGAtacacatacaattttaaacattttgaatactTCTTCCTCTTTTATGGAAccctttaaatacaaatttcatGATGAATTACTATTAAGAGTAATAGACAACAGGTTGTCTATTGAGCAGCTGTGtgaatttgtaacatttttgataaaaaataaaagtgacgTAAAATATTCAGAGACCATTGACAAGTTATGGGTTGGTTTTGTTGCCAGAGAAGCTGAAATTgatgaaacaaatattgtacAGGTGTTCAGCATCCTCCATGGATTAAAAGCTAGCAAAAGAATCATTTTGACATTGATGGAACAAAAATTATGTGATCTATGGGCCAGGATCAAAGTTCCTGTTATGCAAGatattttaagttgttttatagtagaaaaatatttatcagtgCAATCATTTTGTGTAGTTGGCGGTTGGATTAGTGCCAACATACATGCACTTGATGAAGATTCATTGCTCGATATTATCTCAAAGCTCACCAGGCTGAAGTATACTGATGACCAAATTGAGAAAgctgttgaaaaatattttaagttaaaagaaCCAAAAATTGAAAGTCCTGTGCTCATAGTGGGCATATTAAACTTTTGTATGCAATTTCAAATTTGCAATGAACAGATACTAAATTCATGCAGTACATACTTTTTGAGGAACTGGGATAAAGTGCCACCAAGTTTTCTAAATTCAATTATATATCCATATGGATATCTATATTTTGATCCTGCTAATAGTTTGGAATTTTGGTCacttacagaaaaaatattacatggaATGTTTGATAAACTATGTAGTGATGACCTTAGTtcaattgttttatcttttatttatgcTGGAAAATATCCTGCAAGTTTAGTCAGCAGAATGTTGACACCTGAATATATGACGAGGGTTACCAAATCTGATACTTTGCAAAAGCTTCATTTGATTGACATAGCTATGTCTTTGGAGAGTAAGGAGTATGCTGGACCTCTGCTGCCAAAAGACCAGTGGTCAAAACCCATTTCTCAGGATTCAAGAGTCAAGAACATATTAGGCAAAGTAATGGATGCTTTAGTACATGTAGTTGGGGGTGAGGAAAGATTGTCAGTGGCAGTGTCTGTACCATACATGCCGTCCCATGAAACATACTTATTGGATATTATGATACACCCAGCCGGGTTGGGcagtaatattttcaattgGAAGTCAAAGTCTGGGAGGAATGAAAATATAGCCATTTTAATACACTTGCCTGACCACTATTGTTCTGATAATGAACACTTGATTGGTCCTCAAGTCATGAAGAAAAGGCACTTAAAAATTTTGGGCATGAAAGTTGTGAGCCTGAAGTACTCATTGCTCAGCCAATTTTATACATCATACAATAAAAATGGATTAAAGGAATACCTTATAGATAGCATTAACAATGCAGAAGAGTGCAAGTAG